In Vitis riparia cultivar Riparia Gloire de Montpellier isolate 1030 chromosome 19, EGFV_Vit.rip_1.0, whole genome shotgun sequence, the following proteins share a genomic window:
- the LOC117909046 gene encoding uncharacterized protein LOC117909046 isoform X1 has protein sequence MAGNGLPSLGRVKLCDLIACEGLPSDSYKLSVSTLSQSLAQYSAAIIQFPSSDGALLRSGLDSAHLYFHQRASYPAADMIHNNESREWCKTSGYYADPQQWQETYDFRPGLTPPESNSGLEFPPAGLPDIFSLLGKAARDILDAISFYLNLRSSPFTEILDNVPLRSREISSSVLSVCCYGRPSFQGPQHHNLTTQEDGQLVMFSDHEHQVDKSLITLVKSDKAGLHVRDFHGRWILVDGDLGPQEAIVYPGLALYQATAGYVGPALHRTEISNMQGNMYGRCSLAFKLMPKSMTSLNCSEMRAAGHGVEAQFQLPVPVDDFMQRSHPTEQLFNRNNFPSFNFPTAQDGSMKPLMRRRKNNSRCKPLPPSKRLRLEAQRVLKERVQDIADKKGIKLRFCNLKECESHIHTLDSPCANTRMEIGWPPGVPFVHPHDLPNKAKIGFLKHMNLVGQPLMIWRINLHNF, from the exons ATGGCAGGTAATGGCCTGCCATCTCTGGGTCGTGTGAAACTCTGCGATCTGATTGCTTGTGAAGGCCTTCCTTCTGATTCTTATAAGTTATCTGTGTCCACTTTGTCACAATCACTAGCTCAATATTCTGCTGCTATCATTCAATTTCCTTCAAGTGATGGAGCCCTTCTAAGGTCTGGTTTGGATTCTGCTCACCTCTACTTCCATCAAAGAGCATCTTACCCAGCTGCAGATATGATCCATAACAATGAATCTCGTGAGTGGTGCAAGACCTCTGGTTATTATGCAGATCCGCAACAGTGGCAAGAAACCTATGATTTCAGACCAGGCTTAACTCCTCCAGAATCAAATAGCGGTTTGGAATTCCCTCCAGCTGGTTTGCCAGATATATTTTCTCTGCTTGGCAAAGCAGCTCGGGATATTCTGGATGCTATCAGCTTCTATTTGAACTTGCGTAGCTCGCCTTTTACTGAAATACTCGATAATGTTCCCTTGAGAAGTCGTGAAATATCATCTTCTGTACTGTCTGTTTGCTGTTATGGAAGGCCATCCTTTCAGGGACCACAACATCATAATTTAACTACCCAAGAGGATGGCCAATTAGTTATGTTTTCTGATCATGAGCACCAAGTTGATAAAAGCCTGATAACACTTGTCAAGTCAGATAAAGCAGGCTTACATGTAAGAGACTTTCATGGTCGTTGGATTCTTGTGGATGGGGATCTTGGTCCCCAAGAAGCCATTGTTTATCCTGGACTCGCACTCTACCAGGCAACTGCTGGCTATGTTGGCCCTGCACTACACCGAACAGAGATTAGTAATATGCAGGGTAATATGTATGGACGATGCTCTCTAGCTTTCAAACTCATGCCCAAATCCATGACCAGTCTCAATTGTTCGGAGATGAGGGCAGCTGGTCATGGGGTTGAAGCTCAGTTTCAGCTTCCAGTACCAGTGGATGACTTTATGCAGAGATCCCACCCCACCGAGCAACTTTTTAACAGAAACAATTTCCCAAGTTTCAATTTTCCTACAGCCCAAGATG GATCTATGAAGCCCTTgatgaggaggaggaagaaTAATTCTAGATGCAAACCTCTCCCACCTTCCAAGAGGTTACGACTAGAGGCACAAAGAGTTCTCAAGGAGAGAGTTCAGGATATTGCAGATAAGAAGGGCATCAAGTTGAGGTTCTGTAATCTGAAGGAATGTGAGAGTCACATCCATACACTTGACAGTCCTTGTGCCAATACAAGAATGGAGATCGGGTGGCCACCAGGGGTTCCATTTGTTCATCCTCATGATCTACCAAACAAGGCAAAGATTGGTTTCTTGAAGCATATGAACCTGGTTGGACAGCCACTCATGATATGGA GAATCAATCTCCATAACTTCTGA
- the LOC117909046 gene encoding uncharacterized protein LOC117909046 isoform X2 has translation MAGNGLPSLGRVKLCDLIACEGLPSDSYKLSVSTLSQSLAQYSAAIIQFPSSDGALLRSGLDSAHLYFHQRASYPAADMIHNNESREWCKTSGYYADPQQWQETYDFRPGLTPPESNSGLEFPPAGLPDIFSLLGKAARDILDAISFYLNLRSSPFTEILDNVPLRSREISSSVLSVCCYGRPSFQGPQHHNLTTQEDGQLVMFSDHEHQVDKSLITLVKSDKAGLHVRDFHGRWILVDGDLGPQEAIVYPGLALYQATAGYVGPALHRTEISNMQGNMYGRCSLAFKLMPKSMTSLNCSEMRAAGHGVEAQFQLPVPVDDFMQRSHPTEQLFNRNNFPSFNFPTAQDGSMKPLMRRRKNNSRCKPLPPSKRLRLEAQRVLKERVQDIADKKGIKLRFCNLKECESHIHTLDSPCANTRMEIGWPPGVPFVHPHDLPNKAKIGFLKHMNLVGQPLMIWS, from the exons ATGGCAGGTAATGGCCTGCCATCTCTGGGTCGTGTGAAACTCTGCGATCTGATTGCTTGTGAAGGCCTTCCTTCTGATTCTTATAAGTTATCTGTGTCCACTTTGTCACAATCACTAGCTCAATATTCTGCTGCTATCATTCAATTTCCTTCAAGTGATGGAGCCCTTCTAAGGTCTGGTTTGGATTCTGCTCACCTCTACTTCCATCAAAGAGCATCTTACCCAGCTGCAGATATGATCCATAACAATGAATCTCGTGAGTGGTGCAAGACCTCTGGTTATTATGCAGATCCGCAACAGTGGCAAGAAACCTATGATTTCAGACCAGGCTTAACTCCTCCAGAATCAAATAGCGGTTTGGAATTCCCTCCAGCTGGTTTGCCAGATATATTTTCTCTGCTTGGCAAAGCAGCTCGGGATATTCTGGATGCTATCAGCTTCTATTTGAACTTGCGTAGCTCGCCTTTTACTGAAATACTCGATAATGTTCCCTTGAGAAGTCGTGAAATATCATCTTCTGTACTGTCTGTTTGCTGTTATGGAAGGCCATCCTTTCAGGGACCACAACATCATAATTTAACTACCCAAGAGGATGGCCAATTAGTTATGTTTTCTGATCATGAGCACCAAGTTGATAAAAGCCTGATAACACTTGTCAAGTCAGATAAAGCAGGCTTACATGTAAGAGACTTTCATGGTCGTTGGATTCTTGTGGATGGGGATCTTGGTCCCCAAGAAGCCATTGTTTATCCTGGACTCGCACTCTACCAGGCAACTGCTGGCTATGTTGGCCCTGCACTACACCGAACAGAGATTAGTAATATGCAGGGTAATATGTATGGACGATGCTCTCTAGCTTTCAAACTCATGCCCAAATCCATGACCAGTCTCAATTGTTCGGAGATGAGGGCAGCTGGTCATGGGGTTGAAGCTCAGTTTCAGCTTCCAGTACCAGTGGATGACTTTATGCAGAGATCCCACCCCACCGAGCAACTTTTTAACAGAAACAATTTCCCAAGTTTCAATTTTCCTACAGCCCAAGATG GATCTATGAAGCCCTTgatgaggaggaggaagaaTAATTCTAGATGCAAACCTCTCCCACCTTCCAAGAGGTTACGACTAGAGGCACAAAGAGTTCTCAAGGAGAGAGTTCAGGATATTGCAGATAAGAAGGGCATCAAGTTGAGGTTCTGTAATCTGAAGGAATGTGAGAGTCACATCCATACACTTGACAGTCCTTGTGCCAATACAAGAATGGAGATCGGGTGGCCACCAGGGGTTCCATTTGTTCATCCTCATGATCTACCAAACAAGGCAAAGATTGGTTTCTTGAAGCATATGAACCTGGTTGGACAGCCACTCATGATATGGAGTTAA
- the LOC117909048 gene encoding uncharacterized protein LOC117909048: protein MHKGTDQQDWTQYVPNEGRFVAILQKNANVSDDVQAFLRYEQNVVAHANQGVAKRRKLASQTKSNTWIADTVEEVVARLDRIWSGFLNSIHRIFSKHNIVIQVDDQWLE from the exons ATGCATAAGGGGACTGATCAACAGGACTGGACTCAATATGTGCCTAATGAAGGCCGATTTGTTGCTATATTGCAAAAGAATGCAAATGTATCAGATGATGTACAAGCATTTCTAAGATACGAGCAAAATGTAGTCGCCCATGCTAATCAG GGCGTTGCTAAAAGGAGGAAGTTGGCCTCACAGACCAAGTCAAATACGTGGATTGCGGACACTGTGGAGGAGGTTGTTGCTCGCCTCGACAGGATATGGTCGGGGTTTCTCAATTCCATTCATAGGATTTTTAGCAAGCATAATATTGTCATTCAAGTTGATGACCA gtgGCTGGAGTAG